GGGGCCCGCCGATTGTGGCGGTCGCTGCCTGAACCTGACCCTCTGACCCGACTAACCGGAGCCGAAACGCCCATGCCAGTCAAAGACCTTGCTTTTGAATCGGACGCCCGCGCGAGCCTGCTCGCCGGCGTGGAAAAACTCGCCAACGCCGTGAAGAGCACGCTGGGCCCCCGCGGCCGCAACGCCGTGCTCGACAAGAGCTGGGGCGGCCCGACGGTCACCAAGGACGGCGTCTCCGTCGCCGAGGAGATCGAGCTGGCCGACAAGAACGAGAACATGGGCGCGCAGCTCGTGAAGGAGGCCGCGAGCCAGACGTCGGATAAGGCCGGCGACGGCACGACGACCTCGACCGTCCTGGCCGAGGCGATCTTCAAGGAAGGCCTGCGCCAGATCGCGGCCGGCCACGACGCCAACGCGCTGGTCCGCGGCATCAAGCAGGCCGTCGAAGTCGCCGTCGCCGAGATCGACAAGCAGGCCAAGAAGATCGACGGCAAGAAAGACATCCAGAACGTCGCCGCCATCTCCGCGAACAACGACGCCGCCATCGGCAAGATCATGGCCGACGCCATGGAGACCGTCGGCAAGGACGGCGTCATCACCGTCGAAGAGGGCAAGTCCCTCGAGACCTACGTCGACGTCGTCGAAGGCATGCAGTTTGACCGCGGCTACCTCTCGCCCAACTTCATCACCAACCCCGACGAGATGTCGGTCGAGCTGGAGAAGGCCCTCGTCCTTGTCTTCGAAGACAAGGTCGGCAGCATCCAGAAGCTGATCCCGCTGCTTGAAAAGGTGCAGGAGACCAAGCGGCCGCTGCTCATCATCGCCGAGGATGTCGAGGGCGAAGCGCTCGCGACGCTGGTGATGAACAAGCTGCGCGGTGTGCTGAACATCTGCGCCGTCAAGGCCCCGGGCTACGGCGACCGCCGCAAGGCCATGCTCCAGGATATCGCGGTCCTGACAGGCGGCGAGGCGATCATGAAGGACCTGGGCGTCGAGCTCGACGCGGTCGAGCTCTCGCAGCTGGGCATGGCGAAGAAGGTCACGATCACCGCCGACACGACGACGATCATCGAAGGCGCCGGCGAGACGAAGGACATCAAGGGCCGGATCGAGCAGATCCGCCGCGAGATCGACGCGACGACCAGCGACTACGACCGTGAGAAGCTGCAGGAGCGTTTGGCCAAGCTGGCCGGCGGCGTGGCGCAGATCAATGTCGGTGCGGCGTCCGAAGCCGAGCTGAAAGAAAAGAAGGCCCGTGTCGAAGACGCGCTGCACGCCACCCGCGCCGCGGTGCAGGAAGGCATCGTCCCCGGCGGCGGCGTCAGCTTCATCCGCGCCGCAACCAAAGTCGCCAAGCTCAAGCTCGAAGGCGACGCGCAGGCCGGCGTCGATGTGGTCCGCAAGGCCCTGCACGTCCCGCTGCAGACCATCGCCGACAACGCCGGCGAACACGGCAGCGTCGTCGTCGCCAAGGTCGCCGCGGCCAAGGGCAGCAACGGCTTTGACGCCCTCAAGCTCGAGTACGCCGACCTCATCGAACGCGGCATCATCACCCCCGCCAAGGTCGACCGCACCGCGTTGCAGAACGCCGCGTCGGTCGCGACCATCCTCCTGACCTGCGACTGCATCATCACCGATGTGCCCGAAGACGAGCCGGCCGGCGGCGGGCACGACCACCACGACCACGGGATGGGCGGCATGGGCGGCGGCATGCCGGGCATGGGTGGGATGGGCGGCATGGGCGGGATGCCCGGGATGATGTAACCCACGCCGCTTGCGGCTTAGCGGCAAGCGTGTAGTACTCCGCAATCAGCATTCAACAAACAACCAACACAACCCCCTCGCCACGGAGCGACACCAAGATGGCTACCAAGACCAAAACCAAGAAGACCACCAAGACCAAGTCCAAGACCACGATCACCCCGCTCGACGACCGCGTCCTCGTCCTGCCCGATACGGCCGAGACCAAGACCGCCAGCGGGCTCTACCTCCCCGAAGGCGCGAAGGAAAAGCCACAGACCGGCAAGATCGTCGCCGTCGGCCCGGGCAAGCTCACCGACACCGGCGAACGCGGCGCGCTCTCGGTCAAGAAGGGCGACACCGTCCTCTTCGGCAAGTACGGCGGCAGCGAGATCGAACTCGACGGCGTCGAGCACAAGATCATGCGCGAGTCCGAACTCCTCGGCGTCATCGAAAAGTAAGCCCCATGCCCACGGTGTGCCGTCCGCGGCATACCGTGGGATCTCCGGACACGCCCCGCGCTGTCCGCAACTGAACTGATACCCACCCCACCCTCCCACTGGAGCCATCCCCATGGCACAGAAGCAACTGATGTTCGACGCCGCCGCGCGTCTTGAAATGAAAAAAGGCCTCGACCGCCTGGCCAACGCCGTGCGTGTCACGATGGGCCCGACCGGCCGCAACGTGATCCTCGACAAGTCGTTCGGCGGCCCGGCCGTCACCAAGGACGGCGTCAGCGTGGCCAAGGAAGTCGAAGTGGCCGAGCCCTTCGAGAACATGGGCGCGAAGATGGTCGTCGAGGTCGCCAAGAAGACCAACGACAAGGCCGGCGACGGCACGACCACCGCGACCGTCCTGGCCCAGGCGATCTTCGACGAGGGGCTCCGCCACCTCGCGTCGGGCGCGAACCCGATGTCGCTGCAGCGCGGCATCCTCGCCGCCTCCGAAGTCGCCGGCCAGGCCATCGCCGACTCCGCCACCAAGTGCAAGGGCGTCGACGACTACCGCAAGGTCGCGACCGTCTCCGCCAACCACGACACCGAGATCGGCGACATCATCGCCGAGGCCATCGACAAGGTCGGTGCCGAGGGCGTCGTCGAAGTCGAAGAGGGCAAGTCCTCCGAGACCACGCTCGACTACGTCGAAGGCATGGCCTTTGATAAGGGCTACCTCTCGCCCTACTTCATGACCGACCCGCAGACCCAGGAGTGCGTGCTCGAAGACGCGCTGGTGCTGCTGCACGAGAAGAAGATCAGCAACCTGCCCGACCTGCTGCCTCTGCTGAACAAGGTCGCGATGGCGCAGAAGCCGCTCGTGATCGTGGCCGAGGACGTCGAGTCCGAGGCGCTCGCGGCGCTGGTCGTGAACCGGCTGCGCGGCGTGCTGCGTGTGGTCGCGGTCAAGGCCCCGGGCTTTGGCGACCGCCGTAAGGCCATGCTCGGCGACATCGCCGCGCTCACCGGCGGCACGTTCATCAGCGAAGACCTCGGGCTCTCGCTCGAAGCCGTCGAGCTCGACCAGCTCGGCACCGCCAAGCGATTCATCATCGACAAGGACTCGACGACCATCATCGAAGGCGGCGGCAAGAAGAAAGACATCACCGGCCGCTGCGACCAGATCCGCCAGCAGATCACCGCGACGACCAGCGACTACGACCGCGAGAAGCTCCAGGAACGCCTGGCCAAGCTGACCGGCGGCGTCGCGATCATCCGGGTCGGTGCCCACACCGAGACGGCGATGAAGGAACGCAAGGACCGCGTCGACGATGCGCTCCACGCGACCAAGGCCGCCGCGGCCGAGGGCTACGTCCCCGGCGGCGGGGTGAGCTTCATCCGCGCGATCGCGGCCGTCGAAGCCGCACGTGCCAAGGCCAAGGGCGACGACAAGATCGGCTACGACATCATCGCCGCGGCGATGGAAGTCCCGCTTCGCCAGATCGTCCAGAACGGCGGCGAGGACGGCTACATCGTCGTCGAAGAAGTCAAAGCCAAGAAGGGCAACCACGGCTACGACGCATCAACCAGCACCTATGTCGACATGGTCAAGCAGGGCATCATCGACCCCGCCCTGGTCAGCCGGACCGCGCTTCAGAACGCGGCGTCGGTCGCCGGGCTGATGCTGACGACCAATGTCCTCATCACCGAGCTTAAGGACGACACCAAGCCCGTCGAGGGCGCGGTGTCCTGATCTCGTTTTCTAAAGCCCGGGGGTCGCTACCCCCGGGCTTTACTTTTGTCTGATTCGCGAGATTCCATGGCCACCCAGCGCGACTACTACGAGGTTCTCCAGGTCGAGAAGACCGCCAGCGGCGACGTGATTAAACGCGCGTACCGCAAGATGGCGATGCGGTACCACCCGGACCGTAACCCCGACGACGCCGAGGCCGAGGTCAAGTTCAAGGAGTGTGCCGAGGCCTACGAGGTCTTGAGCGACGACGCCAAGCGCCGGCGCTACGACCAGTTCGGCCACGCCGGGATGAAGGGGCAGGCGGGCCACGACTTCGGTTCGATGAACGCCCAGGACATCTACTCGATGTTCGACGACATCTTCGGCGGCGCGTTCGGCGGCGGCGGGGGGCGCTCGCGCAGCAGAGGACGCGCACGCGGCCAGCGCGGCTACGACCTCGAGACCGTCGCGACCGTCACACTCGAAGAAGTCCTCGCGGGATGCGAGAAAGAGATCGCGTTCACCCGGCAAGACACCTGCGACACCTGCGAGGGCAGCGGCGGCAAGCCCGGCACCGAGCCCCAGCCGTGCGTCACCTGCGGCGGCGCGGGGCAGGTCCAGCAGCAGGGCTTCGGCGGCATGTTCCGCATGGTCACCGACTGCCCGGCCTGCAAAGGCGCGGGCAAGAGCTACCGCGAAAAATGCACCGGCTGCGCGGGCAGCGGGCGCCAGCCCCGCAAGATCGAACTCAACGTCAAAGTCCCGGCCGGCATCAGCGACGGCCAGGCCATCCGTGTCACCGGCGAGGGCGAGCCCGGCTCCACCGGCGCGCCGCGCGGCGACCTCCACGTCGTTGTCCGTGTCGAAGAGCACGAAGTCTTCAGCCGGGAAGACGACCACCTCGTCCTCCGCATGCCTACGAGCTTCGCGCAGGCCGCGCTGGGCGCCGAGATCACCGTCCCCACGCTCGACGGCGAGCACGAACTCACCCTTAAGCCCGGCACACAGCACGGCGACCTCATCAAGCTCCGCGGTGAAGGGCTCCCCAACCTCCGCAGCGGGCGGCGCGGCGACCTCGTCGTGGCTGTGCTCATCGAGGTCCCCAAGAAGCTGTCCGATGAACAGGAAGACCTGCTCCGCGCCTACGCCGCGACCGAAGACCACGACGTGATGCCCCACAGCAAGGGCTTCTGGGACAAGATCAAAACCTACATCGGCTAACGTGGCACGACCGCACGGGAGCAACGACCATGGCAGAAAACAACCCCGACCACTCGGCCGACGACGGCTACTACGAGATCGACCCCGAGGGCCCCGACGCGCTCGACATCCTCAAGGCCGCCGCGGCGGATGCCGCAGAAGCGGCTGAGGATGCCGCGACGACCGGCAGCGATGCACAAGCCGCCGCCGATGCGGGCGAAGATCAACTCCGTGCCGAGCGCGACGAGTTGCAGCAGCAGCTCCTGCGCGTCTCGGCCGACTACCAGAACTTCGCGCGCCGGGCGCAGCAGAACATCGCCTCCGCCGCCGAGCAGACGCAGATGGACATGGCCCGCGCGCTCGTGCCGGTGCTCGACCACTTCGACCGCGCGCTCGAATCGGCCGCACAGCAGTCCGGCGAAACCGACGGCGGTGCCGGCGGCGATCTGCTGCAGGGCGTCACGATGGTCAAGCAGGAACTGCTCAACACGCTGGGCCGGTTCGGCATCGAGCGGCTCGAGGTCGCCGTCGGCGACGAGTTCGACCCCGTGCGCCACGAGGCGTTGATGCGCCAGCCGTCCGAGGATGTCGCGTCCAACCATATCACCATGCTCATGCTGCCCGGCTACGTGCTGGGCGAGAAAGTCGTCCGCCCGGCCCAGGTCGGGGTGGCGGAGTAAACACGATGCCTACCTACGACTACGAATGCGACGCGTGCAGCCACGCCTTTGAAGAGTTCCAGTCGATCACGGCGAAGCACCTCAAGAAGTGCCCCCAGTGCGGCAAGCCCAAGCTCCGCCGACTCATCGGCACCGGCGCGGGCATCATCTTCAAGGGCTCGGGCTTCTACGAGACCGACTACCGCTCGGACAACTACAGCAAGGACGCCAAGGCCGACAAAGACGGCGGCAAGTCCGGCGACAAGAAAGCCGAGAGTGTGTCGAAGCAGGAGAAGAAGAGCGACAGCAAGGTCGAGAAGAACAGCGAATCTACGACTGCAAAATCCGAGTCTAAGGCTGACAAGCCGAAGGCGGATTGACTAAGTAAATCTGTGAAGACAATACTGTGACGTCTGGTTCTTTACGCATCCGAACACCCAAATACGGTATGCCAGACTGGCTATGAATTAAGTCGTCATGCATCTAAAACGCTATAGAAAAACCATGGTAACGGTTTTCCTGACCGGATTCCTGCTAGTCTTTGTGGGTGTAATCCTGGTCGCCAATCTCTATCCGCATACGCCATCACGACCGCTTGCTTGGATTTGTCCTTCTATCCTGCTCTTTTTTCTGGTGTACGTGACGGTTTCAAAAATGCTCGTCAGAAAACTTACATGTGAAAAATGTGGTGGGCAGGTCGAATATAGCTATGAGTCTTTCGATACACACAAGCGGGAGACGTACCGCTGCGCCTCTTGCGGCTATTGGACTAAATGCCATATCTATCGGAGAAAAGTCCGCGTGGCGAACTACGAAGAATCAGGCTATGACGATTAGTCATCGCTATTTTCCTCTTCCGCTTCACCCATCCACTCCGCCGTCCGGTCTTGCAGCGTCTGCAAAAAGTCCGCCTTGCGCCCACCCAGCACATCGACGATTGCGCCGTTGTGCAGGATGACCGTCCGCGGCAGCGCGGGCAGGCCCAGCCCGATCGCGGCCTCGCCCGTCACGTCCATCAGCACCGGCAGGTCGTAGTCGATCCCCGTCTGCTGCGAGAGCCGCTCGAAAAAATCGCGCACGTCCTTGGACTTCTCCAGCACCGCCACGGTGTACACCCCGACATCGAGTCCCTCGTCCTCGGCCCAGTCGCGGTAGGCCTGCAGGTCGCCCAGGTCGGTGAGTGACGGCCGGGTCCACGTCGCGAAGAACTCGACGATCACCAACTCGCCTTCGAGGTCGTCGAGGTCGACCGGGTCGCCGTCGCCCAGCGGGTCGAGCGCGAGCTCGGGCATCGATTGGCCCAAGAGCGTCGGCCCGCCGCCGCCGCCGGTGTTCGGGTTGCTCGGCGGCGCAAGCAGCTCGGCCATCGTCTCGACCGCTTCGGAATCGTCCGCCACATCGAGCTTGAAGAGGTCTTCGTCGAAGGGCTCGTCGTGTATGGTGAAGTCGAAGTGGTAGTGCCAGCGCGCGTCGTCGAGCCCGCTGCCTTGCAGCTCTTTGCGGTCGGCGATCTGGACGACGTCGTCGAGCAGCATGGAGTCGGGCGCGGCCCAGGCCGTCATCTCGCCGAGTGGCGACGCCAGCCGGAAACGCGGCCGGGCTTGCGGGTCGTCGTCGCGGGGCTTGAGCGCATCGGCGTTGATGGCCATCCCGCCACTGAGCCAGAGGATCGGCTCGTCTGCGAGCAGCAGTGTCAGCGCGGGCGGCACGGGCTCATCCACATCCGGCACGAGCGCGACCAGCGCGTCGTACGTCAGGTCGTCATCAAGCGGCGCCTCCAGATGCTTGTCCGGGATCGCGTCGCTCTGGAGGAAGACCGTCCAGCCGTCACACACCAGCGTGAAGCCCGGCCGCTCGACCCGCAAGAGCTGCGCATCACGGTCGAACCAGACGGCGTACTCGGTCGTGACGAATTCGGTCTCTTCGGGGAACGCGGCGTACAGCGTGTAGCGGACATCGATGTGGACGCGGCTAAGGTCGCGGTGGGCCTGAATGACCTGGTCGGGCACATCGAGCCCGTCGCCGTCCGTCGGTGCGGCCTGGGCGCTCGGGGCAAGCAACGCCGCGGCCAGCACGATCGCCAAGGGGCATGCGGGCGGGGGGGTAATCGGGTGGCGTTGTGGCATGGATCGGGCCCCGGGCGGTGGGTCGTTCGGTCTGCACCCATGAGGATAGCCCTGCGCGGCCTGCTCGCCAAGGAACTTACACAGGCCCCGGCCCCCCGACTTGCATGCGGGGCGAGAAGTGGTACACTTTTCGACTCACTCGCGGGTGTAGCTCAGCGGTAGAGCGTCACGTTGCCAACGTGAATGTCGACGGTTCAAATCCGTTCACCCGCTTCGAGCCCGGCATCGTCCGGGCTCTTTTTTGCGCCGACATACTGTGTGGATAACCGGGGCCGGCCCGCAAGGCAGGGGCCTACGCGGCCGATATGATGCGGCCACGTTTCGAGAGGGCCCGCATGTTTGGCTATGAGATGGCGCCGTGGATCGTGGTCCTGCTGATTGTCCTGGACTGGGCGATCCGCATCGGGCTGGGCGCAAGGGTCGTGATGCGGCGTCGGCCCGTCGGTGTGTCGCTATCGTGGCTGGGCGTGATCCTAATGCTGCCGGTCGCCGGGGCGGTGCTCTACCTGCTGCTGGGCGAGACACGGATCGGGCGGATGCGACGCCGCCGCTTCGAGCGGATCCGCGCGTCGTTGATGGCCCACCTGGGCGAGCTGCATGAGCACGGCCGGGCAGAGGTCGCGTCACTGCCCCGTGTTGGCCAGGCGACGGCACGGCACGGCGAAGCGGTGTACGGCTTCCCGGTGCTCGGGGGCAACCAAATCGAACTGCTCGACAGCAGTGACGCCGTGTTTGACCGGCTTGTTGAGGATATCGATGCGGCCCGCGAGACCGTGCATCTGTTCTTCTACATCTGGTGGGAGGGCGGCCGGGTCGAGGAGGTCGTCGCCGCCGTGAAGCGGGCACGCGAGCGCGGCGTCGTCTGCCGGGTGGCGCTCGACGCGCAGGGCTGCAAGACTTTCCTGCGCAGCCCAGCCAAACGCGCGTTGTCGGCGTCAGGCGTCGAAGTGGTTTGTGTGTTGCCGATGTCGCTCTGGCGGATGCTGTTTCGCCGGCAGGACCTGCGCAACCACCGCAAGATCGTCGTGATCGACGGCGAGGTGGGCTACACCGGCAGCATGAATATGGCCGACCCGGCGGTCTTCAAGCA
The sequence above is a segment of the Phycisphaeraceae bacterium D3-23 genome. Coding sequences within it:
- a CDS encoding nucleotide exchange factor GrpE, whose translation is MAENNPDHSADDGYYEIDPEGPDALDILKAAAADAAEAAEDAATTGSDAQAAADAGEDQLRAERDELQQQLLRVSADYQNFARRAQQNIASAAEQTQMDMARALVPVLDHFDRALESAAQQSGETDGGAGGDLLQGVTMVKQELLNTLGRFGIERLEVAVGDEFDPVRHEALMRQPSEDVASNHITMLMLPGYVLGEKVVRPAQVGVAE
- a CDS encoding TlpA disulfide reductase family protein is translated as MPQRHPITPPPACPLAIVLAAALLAPSAQAAPTDGDGLDVPDQVIQAHRDLSRVHIDVRYTLYAAFPEETEFVTTEYAVWFDRDAQLLRVERPGFTLVCDGWTVFLQSDAIPDKHLEAPLDDDLTYDALVALVPDVDEPVPPALTLLLADEPILWLSGGMAINADALKPRDDDPQARPRFRLASPLGEMTAWAAPDSMLLDDVVQIADRKELQGSGLDDARWHYHFDFTIHDEPFDEDLFKLDVADDSEAVETMAELLAPPSNPNTGGGGGPTLLGQSMPELALDPLGDGDPVDLDDLEGELVIVEFFATWTRPSLTDLGDLQAYRDWAEDEGLDVGVYTVAVLEKSKDVRDFFERLSQQTGIDYDLPVLMDVTGEAAIGLGLPALPRTVILHNGAIVDVLGGRKADFLQTLQDRTAEWMGEAEEENSDD
- a CDS encoding co-chaperone GroES, translating into MATKTKTKKTTKTKSKTTITPLDDRVLVLPDTAETKTASGLYLPEGAKEKPQTGKIVAVGPGKLTDTGERGALSVKKGDTVLFGKYGGSEIELDGVEHKIMRESELLGVIEK
- the groL gene encoding chaperonin GroEL (60 kDa chaperone family; promotes refolding of misfolded polypeptides especially under stressful conditions; forms two stacked rings of heptamers to form a barrel-shaped 14mer; ends can be capped by GroES; misfolded proteins enter the barrel where they are refolded when GroES binds) — its product is MAQKQLMFDAAARLEMKKGLDRLANAVRVTMGPTGRNVILDKSFGGPAVTKDGVSVAKEVEVAEPFENMGAKMVVEVAKKTNDKAGDGTTTATVLAQAIFDEGLRHLASGANPMSLQRGILAASEVAGQAIADSATKCKGVDDYRKVATVSANHDTEIGDIIAEAIDKVGAEGVVEVEEGKSSETTLDYVEGMAFDKGYLSPYFMTDPQTQECVLEDALVLLHEKKISNLPDLLPLLNKVAMAQKPLVIVAEDVESEALAALVVNRLRGVLRVVAVKAPGFGDRRKAMLGDIAALTGGTFISEDLGLSLEAVELDQLGTAKRFIIDKDSTTIIEGGGKKKDITGRCDQIRQQITATTSDYDREKLQERLAKLTGGVAIIRVGAHTETAMKERKDRVDDALHATKAAAAEGYVPGGGVSFIRAIAAVEAARAKAKGDDKIGYDIIAAAMEVPLRQIVQNGGEDGYIVVEEVKAKKGNHGYDASTSTYVDMVKQGIIDPALVSRTALQNAASVAGLMLTTNVLITELKDDTKPVEGAVS
- the cls gene encoding cardiolipin synthase, coding for MFGYEMAPWIVVLLIVLDWAIRIGLGARVVMRRRPVGVSLSWLGVILMLPVAGAVLYLLLGETRIGRMRRRRFERIRASLMAHLGELHEHGRAEVASLPRVGQATARHGEAVYGFPVLGGNQIELLDSSDAVFDRLVEDIDAARETVHLFFYIWWEGGRVEEVVAAVKRARERGVVCRVALDAQGCKTFLRSPAKRALSASGVEVVCVLPMSLWRMLFRRQDLRNHRKIVVIDGEVGYTGSMNMADPAVFKQEVGVGRWVDAMVRITGPTVEALGLLFLTDWDVETPEEFGDFETDGGLHRVEPRGDAAVQVLPSGPGYFPHAIRETLLTAIYGAQHELILTTPYFVPDEAMLSALTSAARRGVAVTLIVPGQVDSVMVRLASRSQYVDLLSAGVSVAEFRGGLLHTKSVTIDGRFALVGTVNLDMRSMWLNFEITVAVYDEALTKSLVDLQKRYMADSKNLDAAAWAERPFHWRIVENTARLLGPLL
- the groL gene encoding chaperonin GroEL (60 kDa chaperone family; promotes refolding of misfolded polypeptides especially under stressful conditions; forms two stacked rings of heptamers to form a barrel-shaped 14mer; ends can be capped by GroES; misfolded proteins enter the barrel where they are refolded when GroES binds) is translated as MPVKDLAFESDARASLLAGVEKLANAVKSTLGPRGRNAVLDKSWGGPTVTKDGVSVAEEIELADKNENMGAQLVKEAASQTSDKAGDGTTTSTVLAEAIFKEGLRQIAAGHDANALVRGIKQAVEVAVAEIDKQAKKIDGKKDIQNVAAISANNDAAIGKIMADAMETVGKDGVITVEEGKSLETYVDVVEGMQFDRGYLSPNFITNPDEMSVELEKALVLVFEDKVGSIQKLIPLLEKVQETKRPLLIIAEDVEGEALATLVMNKLRGVLNICAVKAPGYGDRRKAMLQDIAVLTGGEAIMKDLGVELDAVELSQLGMAKKVTITADTTTIIEGAGETKDIKGRIEQIRREIDATTSDYDREKLQERLAKLAGGVAQINVGAASEAELKEKKARVEDALHATRAAVQEGIVPGGGVSFIRAATKVAKLKLEGDAQAGVDVVRKALHVPLQTIADNAGEHGSVVVAKVAAAKGSNGFDALKLEYADLIERGIITPAKVDRTALQNAASVATILLTCDCIITDVPEDEPAGGGHDHHDHGMGGMGGGMPGMGGMGGMGGMPGMM
- the dnaJ gene encoding molecular chaperone DnaJ translates to MATQRDYYEVLQVEKTASGDVIKRAYRKMAMRYHPDRNPDDAEAEVKFKECAEAYEVLSDDAKRRRYDQFGHAGMKGQAGHDFGSMNAQDIYSMFDDIFGGAFGGGGGRSRSRGRARGQRGYDLETVATVTLEEVLAGCEKEIAFTRQDTCDTCEGSGGKPGTEPQPCVTCGGAGQVQQQGFGGMFRMVTDCPACKGAGKSYREKCTGCAGSGRQPRKIELNVKVPAGISDGQAIRVTGEGEPGSTGAPRGDLHVVVRVEEHEVFSREDDHLVLRMPTSFAQAALGAEITVPTLDGEHELTLKPGTQHGDLIKLRGEGLPNLRSGRRGDLVVAVLIEVPKKLSDEQEDLLRAYAATEDHDVMPHSKGFWDKIKTYIG